One Melanotaenia boesemani isolate fMelBoe1 chromosome 8, fMelBoe1.pri, whole genome shotgun sequence DNA segment encodes these proteins:
- the ptger4c gene encoding prostaglandin E receptor 4 (subtype EP4) c, which produces MINDTVAFGDLDMNVSEPLLRLSLGHNLSSLPALRLEPKSLVTSATMFAVGVLGNLIAIVVLCVSKKEQKETTFYTLVCGMAITDLLGTCFTSPVVIATYVANRWPGGALLCHFFSFSMLFFGSAGMSILCAMSVERYMAINHAYFYSQHVDRTMARFALLVTYLVNIALCIMPSFGFGQHVRHFPGTWCFLDWRAMDPVGACYSFLYGSAMLVLIAVTVLCNLAVCRSLVGMNQRTGIVRSELCEHGGSRRRFPRLPSVTSAAEIQMFWLLIFMTIVFLVCSIPLVVRIFVNQLYDPAYISAGGKPDYKSDLMAIRFASFNPILDPWVYILCRKNLLLKGCERLKRVVAWVRDGRGDRSDLVEDQYYSPSLHSSDTSYASLRTAGFRTDLAHQAPVRNKSFTDFVVSQAWEYDTALANFHPFSIHSTAIIGCEEEEEAHLNQDMEEKASPGPSRAAHIRRVDMATCTFTSSSSSQSVKCL; this is translated from the exons ATGATCAACGACACTGTTGCGTTCGGAGACTTGGACATGAATGTTTCCGAACCGCTGCTGCGTCTCTCCCTCGGCCACAATCTCAGTTCTCTCCCAGCGCTTCGGCTCGAGCCCAAGTCTCTGGTCACTTCAGCCACCATGTTCGCTGTTGGAGTCCTAGGAAACCTAATCGCCATAGTTGTGCTGTGCGTCTCCAAAAAGGAGCAGAAGGAAACCACTTTCTACACTTTGGTCTGCGGGATGGCCATCACGGATCTCTTGGGGACCTGCTTCACCAGCCCGGTAGTGATCGCCACATATGTGGCCAACCGCTGGCCTGGAGGAGCGCTGCTTTGCcacttcttctccttctccatGCTCTTCTTCGGCTCCGCTGGCATGTCCATCCTCTGTGCGATGTCCGTGGAACGCTACATGGCTATAAACCACGCGTATTTCTACTCCCAGCACGTAGACCGAACAATGGCGAGATTTGCGCTCCTTGTAACCTACCTGGTCAACATCGCGCTGTGCATCATGCCCAGCTTTGGCTTCGGTCAGCACGTCAGACACTTTCCCGGAACTTGGTGCTTTCTGGACTGGAGGGCGATGGATCCTGTCGGAGCTTGTTACTCCTTTCTGTACGGCAGCGCGATGTTGGTGCTGATCGCGGTGACGGTTCTGTGTAACCTGGCGGTGTGTAGGTCTCTGGTCGGAATGAACCAGAGGACCGGGATAGTGAGGAGTGAGCTGTGTGAGCACGGCGGCTCGCGCCGCCGATTCCCCCGTCTGCCATCAGTCACATCTGCAGCAGAGATTCAAATGTTCTGGCTCTTGATCTTCATGACCATCGTGTTCCTGGTCTGCTCCATCCCTTTAGTG gtGCGTATCTTTGTCAATCAGCTATACGACCCTGCCTACATTTCTGCTGGTGGGAAGCCTGACTACAAGAGCGACCTGATGGCAATCCGCTTCGCCTCATTCAACCCGATACTGGACCCCTGGGTGTACATTTTATGCAGGAAAAATCTGCTGTTGAAGGGCTGTGAGAGGCTAAAGAGGGTAGTTGCCTGGGTAAGGGACGGTCGTGGAGACAGAAGTGACTTGGTGGAGGATCAATACTACTCTCCATCTTTACACAGCAGCGACACCAGTTACGCGTCGCTGCGCACGGCTGGCTTCAGGACGGACTTGGCGCACCAGGCCCCAGTCAGGAACAAGTCTTTTACAGACTTTGTGGTGAGTCAAGCGTGGGAGTACGACACCGCTCTGGCCAACTTTCACCCGTTCAGCATCCACTCCACTGCAATCATTGGCTgcgaggaggaagaggaggctcATTTGAACCAGGACATGGAGGAGAAAGCTTCTCCTGGACCCAGCAGAGCTGCGCACATCAGAAGAGTGGACATGGCTACGTGCACGTTCACTTCATCAAGCTCCAGTCAGTCCGTAAAATGCCTCTGA
- the LOC121645237 gene encoding artemin isoform X2 — MENDFRTASRRFWSIIQRLRRGGTRWRVRRKDRHITFVMSAKAKVLLWVLVSLLPLVEASPMRTTAAGVGPDPGHAVGLLGGQEEREFPVTLPEVVEDKEPEDDSDPYSTEHALYEPFVTGEMADHPRIRWSRRSPRSSDPTELQPKKKKRKKKEKKAETGKGDRKGKSRRLKQSSKECHVERKQMRVRDLGLGYDSDEIVLFKFCVGSCQSSRTNYDLALKALLENGSLPLRTARKVSRHPCCRPDRYEPVSFMDTQTTWRTIQSLSAASCMCMG; from the exons GTGGGACCAGATGGAGGGTTCGGAGGAAGGATAGACACATTACTTTTGTAATGTCAGCAAAGGCCAAG GTGTTGCTGTGGGTTCTTGTGTCTCTGCTGCCCCTGGTGGAAGCATCTCCTATGAGAACTACTGCTGCTGGTGTGGGACCAGATCCAGGCCATGCTGTGGGCCTGCTGGGAGGCCAGGAGGAGAGAGAGTTTCCTGTGACGCTACCAGAGGTTGTGGAGGACAAGGAGCCGGAAGATGACAGCGACCCTTACTCTACTGAGCATGCTCTATATG AGCCCTTTGTGACAGGTGAGATGGCCGACCATCCCAGGATCCGCTGGTCGAGGCGTTCTCCACGCTCCTCTGACCCCACAGAACTGCAacccaagaagaagaagaggaagaagaaagaaaagaaggcaGAAACGGGGAAAGGGGATAGGAAGGGTAAAAGCCGGCGGCTGAAGCAGAGCAGCAAGGAGTGCCATGTGGAGAGGAAACAGATGCGGGTTCGGGACCTGGGGCTGGGCTACGACTCGGACGAGATTGTCCTCTTTAAGTTCTGTGTGGGCTCCTGCCAGTCCTCCAGAACTAACTATGACCTGGCACTGAAGGCGCTGCTGGAAAATGGCTCGCTGCCTCTGCGCACTGCACGCAAGGTCAGCAGGCACCCCTGCTGCCGGCCAGACCGGTACGAGCCGGTCTCCTTCATGGACACCCAGACCACATGGAGGACGATCCAGTCCCTGTCTGCCGCTAGCTGCATGTGCATGGGCTGA